One region of Brassica napus cultivar Da-Ae chromosome A10, Da-Ae, whole genome shotgun sequence genomic DNA includes:
- the LOC106419425 gene encoding transcription factor MYBC1-like, with the protein MREEDSNWFAKWEEELPSPEELIPLSQSLITPDLAIAFDLRSPNQPQPQTTPPPQQTNSSAEFAVDSSGDEPARTLKRPRLVWTPQLHKRFVDAVAHLGIKNAVPKTIMQLMSVDGLTRENVASHLQKYRLYLKRMQSGGGGGGNVVGESDHLFASSPVPTHFLHPTGRQSSDHFIPSFVPIASLQHHQPQFLHRQLSAVNFASQANNNNGKAMDQSLFLARQSQQQQQQVLTRPASLHLHSQVANYADDLEQGANTVLTLFPTREN; encoded by the coding sequence ATGAGAGAGGAAGACTCCAACTGGTTTGCCAAATGGGAAGAAGAGCTCCCGTCGCCGGAGGAGCTCATACCGTTATCTCAGTCCCTCATCACTCCCGATCTCGCCATCGCCTTCGATCTCCGAAGTCCTAACCAACCTCAGCCTCAAACCACGCCGCCGCCGCAGCAAACCAACTCATCAGCCGAGTTCGCCGTAGACTCCTCCGGGGACGAGCCGGCTCGGACGCTAAAACGGCCGCGTTTGGTGTGGACGCCGCAGCTGCACAAGCGCTTCGTGGACGCGGTGGCGCACCTCGGGATCAAGAACGCGGTTCCCAAAACCATCATGCAGCTCATGAGCGTCGACGGGCTGACCAGAGAGAACGTCGCTAGCCATCTTCAGAAGTACCGGCTTTACCTCAAGAGGATGCAGTCCGGCGGAGGCGGCGGAGGAAACGTCGTCGGCGAGTCGGATCATCTCTTCGCTAGCTCGCCTGTTCCTACGCATTTCCTTCACCCGACGGGTAGACAAAGCTCCGACCATTTCATTCCTTCTTTCGTCCCTATCGCGTCTCTTCAGCATCATCAGCCTCAGTTCCTCCACCGTCAACTCTCCGCCGTGAATTTCGCATCTCAGGCGAATAACAACAACGGGAAAGCGATGGACCAGTCGTTGTTCTTGGCTAGGCAGagtcagcagcagcagcaacaagtTCTCACTAGGCCAGCTTCTTTGCATTTGCATAGCCAAGTGGCTAACTATGCAGATGATCTGGAACAAGGAGCCAACACGGTCTTGACTCTATTTCCAACTCgagaaaattga
- the LOC106419169 gene encoding ubiquitin-conjugating enzyme E2 22-like, with the protein MKCKYVHTKFFLICVNTLKKDWNPSLGLRHVLPVVRCLLIEPFPESALNEQAGKMLLENYEEYARHARLTRVSMLNQNLSSKQELSQSQQRL; encoded by the exons atgaaatGTAAATATGTGCACACCAAGTTTTTCTTGATTTGCGTTAACACGCTTAAGAAAGATTGGAACCCTAGTCTTGGATTGAGACATGTTCTCCCT GTTGTGAGGTGCTTACTAATCGAGCCATTTCCAGAATCTGCATTAAACGAACAGGCTGGAAAGATGCTACTTGAGAACTATGAAGAGTACGCTAGGCATGCTCG GCTTACACGGGTATCCATGCTAAACCAAAACCTAAGTTCAAAACAGGAGCTATCTCAGAGTCAACAACGGCTCTAA
- the LOC125579100 gene encoding ubiquitin-conjugating enzyme E2 22-like encodes MASNENLPPNVIKQLAKELKSLDESPPDGIKVVVNDEDFSQICADIEGPVGTPYENGLFRMKLALSHDFPHSPPKGYFMTKIFHPNVASNGEICVNTLKKDWNPSLGLRHVLSVVRCLLIEPFPESALNEQAGKMLLENYEEYARHARLYTGIHAKPKPKFKTGAISESTTALNVGQPNNESPAAIPSSVADINRVITATEQIANVPVAAAAGSASVATTTQKREAGLAKVQADKKKVDARKKSLKRL; translated from the exons ATG GCAAGTAACGAGAATCTACCACCCAATGTTATCAAGCAGCTCGCCAAGGAACTCAAGAGTCTTGACGAATCTCCTCCTGATGGCATCAAGGTTGTGGTCAACGACGAGGACTTCTCTCAAATATGTGCTGATATTGAAGGACCAG TTGGGACTCCTTATGAGAATGGACTTTTCCGTATGAAGTTGGCATTATCTCATGATTTTCCACATTCTCCGCCTAAAG GCTACTTTATGACAAAGATATTCCATCCCAATGTTGCTTCTAACGGAGAGATTTGCGTTAACACGCTTAAGAAAGATTGGAACCCTAGTCTTGGATTAAGACATGTTCTCTCT GTTGTGAGGTGCTTACTAATCGAGCCATTTCCAGAATCTGCATTAAACGAACAGGCTGGAAAGATGCTACTTGAGAACTATGAAGAGTACGCTAGGCATGCTCG GCTTTACACGGGTATCCATGCTAAACCAAAACCTAAGTTCAAAACAGGAGCTATCTCAGAGTCAACAACGGCTCTAAATGTTGGCCAGCCCAACAACGAGTCGCCTGCTGCAATACCCTCTTCAGTGGCAGACATCAATAGAGTAATAACAGCGACTGAACAAATTGCTAACGTGCCTgtagcagcagcagcaggaTCTGCAAGTGTGGCCACTACGACACAGAAAAGAGAAGCCGGTTTGGCCAAGGTTCAGGCAGACAAGAAGAAGGTAGATGCCAGAAAGAAGAGCTTGAAGAGACTATGA